CCTTTGGGAgacaccatatctaaaccataacaaggttttctcagtactggggattgaacccaggtgcacttaaccaactgagctccatccccagcccattttatgtttattttgaggcagggtcttgctaaattgctgagagccttgctaaatggctacagctgtccttgaacttgtgatcttcctgtctcaaccttccaagtcactgggattattcACACGGACCTCATgccctgcttttttcttttctttagaataTTACAAACTTAACCAAACTGAAACCAAGATTGCTAAactctctattattattattattattattattattattattccttttctttttttttaaatttttttaaaatcaaacccAAGCCTTTTTCATGCccggcaagtgttctaccatgaGCTATACTCCTAAACagtcttattaatttttaagtccTAGTTCTTAACAGAAAGCATAGCACATAAAGCTATATAAATATTTGCTTGATGAATAAACATAAACAAGGAATTGACATTTCTGATGgctattgttgaatgaatgaaaaaactagaatacttaaaaaaacagggttttttgtttgtttgatttggtttagtttggttttgttttaatctaaCCATACCTTGCATGAAATATACTTAGTAAATTATGGTCTCTTCCTACACCATTTtctacctacttttttttttttttttgcaatacaaccatttaatgataatatttatatttttacagtaTGCATAATTTCACTCCTGTGGTTAATTAGTAATGCAAGCTTATCTGTCTCAGATTTAGATGAAATGCATGAATCTAAGTAAAATTGGGGAATAGCAACAGCCCATTTAATCCCTCCTTAATGGCTTCATGATCAATCAGATGCAGGTAAGTATTCTTTCAAAGCTTAAAACAGATTGATATGTAAATTGTGAGTGTGTTTGTAAAGCTgcataaatggaatattttttatgaaaattcttAAACCGAAGGTCACACACTTTGTGCAAACACATTTTTCCTTCGGTCAGTCTTCACTTTTAAGGGTTGGCTTTCCACTCCTTTAAGAATTTTATACTGCCCAAGAGAGTggttatttttcctatttttggaGATGACTATATAGATGCTACACAGCTTGGATTAtgcctaaattcttttttttttttttttaatatttatttcttagttttcggcggacacaacatctttgtttgtatgtggtgctgaggattgaacccggggttgcacgcatgccaggcaagcgtgctaccgcttgagccacatccccagcccggattATGCCTAAATTCTATGGGTTTTTAGATAACCTTTTGTTGTATTATTGTCTGATATTGGGAAATATTTGTATCATTTAAGATTAAGTCTTGATTATATCTATAATAAAAAACTGAATGTACTGTAGATTATTTGATAATCAAGGTTGTAGGTAAGTTTTCACCAGCATTAGCTTTATTAGTAAGCTGAAAATGGGGAGGGGGTAActattaaataaaacacacattaGTGAACAGTATGGCTCTTAGGAGAAAGGCTATATTTTGTTCCTGCTTCTGTAAAAATGCTATTTGTTTGAAGGGGAAACAATGGTAGTATGACACACTATACTAGTGGCAGTGTGTCCCTTAATGTGGCAAAGTGACAAAATGAactgaagaaggaaggaaaattttgCAGTTACACTCCACACCCCTGAATGTACTGAGTGAGGTCGCGGTTTTGACAATGGTTTCTCCATGCCACCCATGCTCTAATGCCTTGTGGGTAACGGACAACCCTCTTTGCACGAGTCACGGCTTGAGAGATGTCATCTTGCAACAGAGCATTGCAGGATATACCACAGGCATTAACTGCTCTTGGGGTTTTGCCATCATTACTCTAGTAGTGGCTATTGATCTGGAATATCCCATAGTCAGTACTTCTGCCTCCAGGGTTGTAGTTTGTAGCTCTGGTGTTGTAACTACTCTCCCATTTGGCCAGACACACCCAGTTTGCCAGGCTGATTCCTCGGTAGCCATCCATTCCAAGTCTTTTTAGAGTTCTGGCCAACTCACACCTTTCTAGACTTTGCCCTGGACTATGACAGAAAGGAGAAGAAGCCCCAGAATCAGAAAAGCCTTCATGTTGATGGGGAAGTCAGACCACTCCATTTTCTACCTACTTTTAACACTCAACATCGTGAACTGAAATTTGTGATGGTTTGACTAGAGTAGGATAGCCTTATCTTGGCACCATGATAAAGACCAGTGAATAGTTCAAGACAATTGAATTGacagtctttttaatttcttattttcttcagggcatttaagaagaaaagtttctttgaaaataagtatttcaccaggagcagtggtgcatacctgtaatgccagtggcccaggaggctgagacaggagaattagaagttcaagccagcctcagcaacttagtgacaccatAAAGAAttcagtgaggggctggggttgtggcttagcggtagagcgctcacctggtgaatgtggggccctgggttcaatccccagcaccacataaaaataaataaataaaatgaagatattaaaaaaaagaattcagggagaccctgcctctaaataaaaatacagaaaaaaagggaaggaggactggggatgtggctcagtggttagtattttaatccctggtaccccccgcCAAAGGTATTTCTTGCTAAAATGAAACAATGTACTGGAGAATCTAAAATAAGCAATTTTGAACTCAGCTGGAGGTtctcaaggccaacctcagcaatttagcaagaccctgtttcaaaatataatataaaataaaaagagctggggatgtagagcagctctgagtccaatccccagcaccctaaaaaacaaacaaacaaacaaataagcacataaataaaGTGTGTATAGgtttgtgttgagagccacagcccagtcagaatgatgcctggcatttgccagagggaatggttgtaAGGTGTcgccagcgaaccattgagatgatgatttgagttaagctatatataattgctgtgatgctggattgattgtattgtatatttgacctttactgtcgggcaatagggcggctcttgccCCAAGagttctgggggggggggtggttggAGAGATTGGacggagcccggtggagggagtgtgttcccgtgTGGTGTGggcagtgctggtgagagttggggaataaaaaattgctgtttgaacctacaaggctttgtggcggctcggttatttgtgcccagccagactgcggcaggtttGAGAAGGTGTAGACCTTTGGAAAGATGGACGGAGAGTggaatggaaagggagagaaacagagaacATGAAAATGGCACACCTGCTGGAGTGAGCTCCTTCAGAGGAAAAAGAGGTAGCATCATTTAAACTTAATGAGGACTGGCTACAGGAGAGGTCCTAAATGGGCAGGTCACCAGTTTGAAGTCAGTGATTTATATCAGCAGTTCCAGGGaatgaatttttactttcattaagAGGCAAAAGGtgctgggcttggtggcgcagcatgtaattccagcaactcaggaggctgaggcaggaggattacaaatttgagccCAAGACTGGGTGTTtagttcagtagtagagaactCCTGGGTTTAACCTCCAGTAAAACATAGCACACAAAGAGGCTAAAGGGAAGCGAGGGAAATTGCCCAATCTTGTCACCTTAAAGTTTACATTGAGACTATCTTCTGTTTGAAAATTATATGTTTAGAAAACAAGGccaaaggtttttattttgcagtatagaatgaaacataaaactgcaaattaaaaattgttaaaaattagtTGTAGCTCTTTTGGACTGAACTTTTATGAGATCAAATGTTTTCCTTTACAATATAATAACTACACAAATTTATATTAACTCTTTGTAGATTTAAATGGTCTTTAATTGGCAAAATCTAGCAatctataaaaaattaatataatcaatcaatcattcAATGAATTAAGGTTTTGGGATGGATTATTTGATGAAATAGGAGACAATGTACTTCAAGGATTGAATGATTCTAAGTAGCAACAGAAGAGCaccttaattttttatgttttctatacCTTCGTTAGATATTCTAATTCAATTATTGTAAATATTCTTATGAATGTTTCAACATTTCTAAGAACTCAACCTTTAATACCAGGTAACATTTTTTAGCATCATAGTCTAGAAAGGGTGTAAGCTAGCAGCCAATTATGTGACCAGAAATCTGTAGCTGATGCAAGAGTTTACAGTTTTTACACTACAGAGGTTTACAGTGAGTGATCTGCTAGGTGTAATTCAACCCAATCCAGTGTGTTTCTTTCCAGATTCTGCACATTCAGTAAGATGTACCAAGGCTATATCTTAAGAAGTAGGATTTATTTTccccctgtgctggggattgaaaccagggcctcctacatgctaggcaagtactctcccaTTGAGCTTTATCTCCAAGCAGCAGGAATTTTAATTGTCTTATAAAAGCCAAAAAAGAAATACCTACTCAAGTGCAACTTtgcacttgtaattccagcaatttggaagcctgaggcaggaggactgcagatTCAAAGGCAACCtagagcaatttagcaaggccttctctcaaaataagaaggCCTGGGGATGTTGACTTAGTGTTAGAGCACCCCGGGGCTCCATTCCCACTACTACAAAAGCAAAACATGATCCCATTGCTCTTCTCCACTGCACATTCAACTCACAGTTCTAGACCTTTAGGATTTACTCAGAGGATTTCTGTGTTTGATTCCATAGCACAACAGCACATTTCTATGCCTACTATTACTGAGGACCTGGAACTAACTCTTTCCTCTCAAAAAAGAGGGCAGGGTGATGCCTCTTCTGTATCTCGGGTTGATCTCAGCCCCCTTCACTTGGCCCAGGTGATCTCCACTGCCGTCAGTTGCTGCACAAAGCCTCCTCTAATAAGGTCAACTAGAGAAGTCCTCCTAGACCTGTATCAGTATTAAGCCATAGCTGCTCGGAACCGCAGTTTTCCCAACTTCCACAGTCTCCCTACCCATTTTAGAGGCTTACTGTCAGGTTTAGATGAGTGAGTGTATCagactactttttctttttcttttttaaatgtttaattgttgatagacttttattttatttatatgcagtgctgagaatcgaacccagtgcctcacacatgccaggcaagcgcgctactgctgagccccagccccagctccaaactactttttgggggggagaggcagtggtggggggaggtggaggggtaccagggattgaacccaggggtacttaaccacttagccagccctttttatttttattttttttattttgagacagggtctcactaaattgcttagggcctggctaaattgcccaggctggcctccaacctgtgaacctcttgcctcagcctccctgggatcAGAGGGCgggcaccaccacacctgccaTTTTTTTCTAACCTGATTTATGTTCTTCATTTGATAGAcgttttattaaattatatgtttGAGTAAAAAagcatggtttaaaaaaaattattggaaatgtTCATCGTGGCACTGGAGAGGGCGGCGCTAGCGAGCACGGCCTCACACCAGTGCACAGCGACCCGAGCCACAACCAAGGACTACCAAGCGCAGGCGCGGGGTAAGGAAGTGACGCAGGCGCGGGGCCGCCCGGCTCCCGCCCGCTCCCGCCGGCTCGGCTCAGCTCACAGTCCTCGCGGCGCCCGGCGTTCCTGCTGCTCTTTGCCTGGCTTTCGAGAATTAAGCGTTAAGTACCACGTGGTGTGAGTAGAGCTCCGAGCGTCCCGCGGCTTCGGGACCGGACTcgggccccagccccagagggTCAGCTGCCTCCCCCGTGTTTGCGGATCCTCCAGATTTTAGGAGGAAATTGGCACAAGTCGGAGTCCCGGTGCCGAGGTCCCGGTGCCGAGGTCCCGCGGAGACACAGCTAGGAGAGAATGGGAGGACGTCAGTTTGTGCGGAAAGGGCCGTGGAGCGAACTCCTTTGCTGGAAGGAGGGCTGAGTTGAAGGGTTTCACCATCTTTTCGGCCGAGTGTGAAGCGATCCGGAATGGGATTGGAGGGTGGGATGGAGTGTGCCAGATGCCCCCGGTGTCCCCATGGCCTTCAGACAGAGTCATAAACACAAGCTATTTTACATTCAtgttcagtaaaagaaaaaaaactcaagcAGTCTTCACAACCACCGTccgtattattatttttaaaattttgtatacctatttatttactttttatgtggtgctgaagatcgaacccagtgcctcatccgtgctaggtaagcactccaccactgacatagccccagccccacagagcctattattaatgcttatttttgttttgcctttggcctttttttgtttgtttttgagatggggagGTGGTCTTGGGGCCCAAGTCATCTCGCCTCAGCCTCTAGTAGCAGGAACGACAGGCAGGCATGCGCTACCAGGCCTGGGTCAATATGTtaattttggggtgggggggcagtaccagggattgaactcagggacactggatcactgagccacatccccagccctattctgtattttatttagagacagggtctcactgagtttcttagcatctcgcttttgctgaagctggctttgaactcgcagtcctcctgtctcagcctccttagccggTGGGGTACAGGCACGGGCCACTACAACCAGTCAATAGTTAACTCTTAATTGTATTAAGTAACTTGTTAAGAATTTGAGGCAAATCACAGATATTCTCTGCTTTTAGAATAAAGAATAGAATTAAGACATTGGCCTGTGTTGGAAATATATATTAACCTAAACCGGTGGTGATTTTAGATTTAGCCACCTGGAACTAtgagtgaatggatgaagaaaagcCCCTTAGAATGGCAAGACTACGTTTACAAAGAAGTCAGAGTGATAGCCAGTGAGAAGAAGGAGTATAAAGGATGGCTTTTAACTACAGATCCAGTCTCTGCCAAGTGAGTATGCATCCTGCTTGCCTGAAATCATGACACACCCTGTATGGTATATCCAAATTACTAAAAGCAGATCAGTGAAAgtttggtccttttttttttttttttttttttttgctgtgctgggaattgaacccaaggtcttgtaCGTGTcagtcaagcactctacctacccctaagctatacccccagcccaaagGCTAATTCTTTTCATTTAAGAACTGAACTGTCTTTGAATCCAAGTGCTATTCTAACTATGGATAGCTCTATCAAAGCAGCCCACGTTCATAGGAATGGAacatagaaatttcttttttggtTATCTTTCTAATGTAGAGTTTCAAACATACACAATGGTAAAAAGGGTGATATAATGAACACTAACTTTTCATCTCTTCCAAGTTTTTAAAACCAATTCCAGACATCTTATAATGCCTCATCATGTAAGAGGCATACATCTTAGAAGATAAGGATGTTCCCTTAGTTTCCTCTGATCTATGAGTTTTTCAGTCTTGTATATCATGACCTTGACAATTTTGAAAAGTACTGGTGAGATAGAATTCTCTCAACTTTGGTTTTTGTGATGTTTTCTTCATAGACTGAGGATATAGACATTTTGGGGAGCACCACAGAAGTGAAATTCTCATcacatatcatttttattttatttattttctctttcttcctttttcccttcctttcttccatcctAGGGCatcttaccactgagttacatccccagccctctgcccccGCCCTTTTTTGAAGacagtctcagtaagttgccaagactgaccttaaacttgtgatcctcctgcctcaggcttccaattcactgggattacaggtgtgcaccactgtgcttggcataactttttaaaagaaattggtattggggatcaaatccagggcctcatgcatgctgaacgtgcactttgccactgagctataccccccaaGCCAATGAACTCTTAGGAAATACATTAATTGTATCCCACAATGATTAACCATATGTCAGGGAAAATGTTTAGGATCCTCAGTGAATGCTTGTCAGTCAATGAAAGCATTTGGTGatgagaagattaatattaaatagGGAAGGTTGTTTCCTCCATTCTAGTGACCTATTTGGGCTGAGGATGCCTCTCATTGCATTGCttcttttatagtttctttctttagatttttcttttgcaaatctGCTCTgaactgatttttctttcaaagtattGTCCTTGTGAACTTCCTTGAAGATGGCAGCTTGTCTGTGACTGGAATTATGGGACATTCTGTGCAAACTGTTGAAATTGTGAATGAAGGGGACCATGGAGTAAGAGAGAAACTGATGCATTTGTTCATGTCTGGAGACTGTAAAGCTTACAGCCCTGAAGAtctggaagagagaaagaatagcCTAAAGAAGTGGCTTGAGAAGAATCACATCCCCATCACTGAACAGGGAGATTCACGAAGGACTCTctgtgtggctggggtcttgACTATAGATCCACCATATGGTCCAGAAAATTGTAGCAGCTCTAATGAGATTATTCTGTCCCGGGTTCAGGATCTTATTCAAGGACATCTTGTAGCTTCCCAGTGAGAGGTCAAGAACTGTGGATACACTAATTGAAACCGacttcatttttttgttctgtCATGGTATGTTTTGAATTTAAGTCCATCATATTGTGGGACTTCAAAAGTATATGAGTGTTGTGTTCatttatgtgtataattttttgttattttggcaAAATCAAAAGAGTGAATTGTGAATGCTAATTTTGTTGGGAAATAAATGAACTAATTGGTATAAGGATAGCATTACATGCAATGAAATTAGTAGAAAGAAGTCAGAATTGTAAgggcaatttttaattttttttttggatggggaTATACTCCCCCCTCCATTTTTTCCAGAACTGGTGATCAAACTGGGCTATATACCCCCAGCTCAGTGTAttgcagcccccaccccacctttttaAGGCAAAAtatgtatttggaaaaatataatatGGCAGATTCAGTATAAAAGGTGAACTCACAATTGCAAGTCCTTTTTACTAACTAAatcaatgttttgtttgtttttgtactgggaattgaacccagggacactctatcactcagctacaactctagccctttttgttttggggtttgggttagggtctccctgagttgccaaggttgaccttgaacttgccattctcttgcctcagcctcttaagtggCTGGTATTACTGGTGTGCTCAACCACGTCCAACTAAATCAGTGTGTTTTTAAAGTGTTTGTCTCTTATTGTGGTGTAATGATAGTtttttgaattagtttttttAATCTGGTTTGTTTCTCCttaaaggttcatgtgttgggaACTTGTCAGGGTGGtggtattgggaggtgatggagcCTTACGAGATAGGCCTTATGGAAGGTCCTTAGATCATTCCGGTCATGCCCTCGGAAGAGATTGTGGAACTCTTGTGTCTAACTCCTGTTTGGTGATGTAAGCTCTTCCACTGCCATGATGCAgctgagaaaaggaaagagtagGCAAGAGAGAGTACACCACCAAAACTGAGCTAGTGTCATGCCCTTGAACCTCCAAAATGGAGCTAAACTTTACTTTTCTTCATAAGTAGCTTGTTATAGATATCTCATTATAATggtaaaaagctgactaatacagaggACATCTTTTTTTTGCTGAAACTAGTTTTGGCTATTTAGTAAAATCTTAACATGAAAGTTTAACACTTTCAAAGCCTTTAAAGAAAGTATTGGCTGATATCTCTGAGGAGAAAGTTGACTGATAAAGTAGTCTGCTGCTGAATTCAGTCCAGTTCCTTTACTATGAATTCAGTTCGGTCTTCAGACTTATGATGCTTTCTGTCTGCAGTCCCTATTCTCTCGGTCAGGCTTTGCTAAGGGAAGGGAATGCAGGAGATTCCTTTACATACATTTGACCCTACCTATTTCTTGGAAGCCAGTCAGGGACCATGACTCCATATGAAGGTGGTAGACTAGAAAGGGGCAAGTTCAGAGTGGCCCTAAGTTTCCCACATCAGATTAGAACTGCAAGCCTCTGACTTTTTGGCAAATTGGGCCCTAGCCAAATTAGCCTGCTGCCTCCACTtgttaaatagaattttattggaacacagcagTACTTAATGGTTTATGTGTGTACAATCTATGCCTACTTTTATGCCATAATGGTAGAGTTGAATAGTTGTGCAGAAACTGccttatatttacagaaaaatgtttctttacagaaaatatttgcccTAGTCCCCTGTTTTTGATCCCTCTTAGGGGCTGTCAGCTCtgaggagtacttaaccactgggccacttcaccagccctttattttttattttgagacagggcctccctaagttgcttagggccttgctaaattgctgaagctggtctcaaacttggtatcctccagcctcagcctcctgagccactggaattacaggtaatgcaccaccacaccagacctttttaatttgagacagtctcaccaaattgcctaggctggcttccTGTTtccaattcttctgcctcagtctcctgaatagctgggattatagtcgtATGTCATTATGCCTGGCTACAACAGTTTTTTTGTATAATATTATAAcgtgtttttctttcattaaaaatattattccagccaggtgtggtggtgcacacttgtactTCAAattactcgggaggctgaggaggaggattgccagcctcagcaacttagtgataccctatctcaaaagaaaaaaagatgtagtAGTAGAGTGCTCTGGATCCAGTTCCCAGTAGCACAACAAAATTTACTTGAGTACCCATGTTTTTCACTTTTCtatattacttaatatttttaaaagtttacataattataatcaatgtatagttttcttctttgtttctaaagtcttcataattttaatgtttaaggTAGTATTCTATTGTGTCGATGAATCataacttattaaaatatttctctgttaAACACAAAGATGATTTAACATAAGtccatagaaatgaaaatagtgTAGATTCTTCCTGTATTGCCACCGCTCCacagtacaagggattgaactcagggccttgtgcatgctatgcaagtTGTCTCCTACTGTGTTGTATCCCAATCCTAAGAGTCTTACAAAGCAGAATTAAGAGACTTAGTTGAAGCCCTTAGCTTTTTGTAATTTCAATAAACAGACATTCAGATCCTTCAGAGGCCCTTCCAGAGGCTAAAGTTTAttcaaataaactttatttcttttatgttcttttttatctttgtattCCTGAATTCCTAGTGTGGTGACTGGCAGGCATATCGTACCTGCTTAAAGAATGTTAGTTTAATTGAAATTATAAGCATAAATGTGGAGGCATTTCTGTAATCCACTATGTATTTCAAATTAGCCATGTAGCACACATCAGTTGTAAACTGGATAGTTGGCCTTTTTCTTAGCTAATCAGGTTGCACGCTTCAATTAATCCAGTCTTGGCCATGCTAAATTATGTAGAGATTTATGAGACAGAAGTAGTGGGGACAGCTAGCATTTGGGAAAGTTGCACGGGTGAATTTCAGAGCAGAAGGGCAACATGAAAGGAgacatttctaattgttttataaAGGGTCTATAGGTCTATAATCAGTTCTTTATCATGTGTGATAGATCCTTGGTGCCTATCACTTAGCTTGGCCCCTGATTTGTGAAGATATCTGTCTTATAGAGAGCATAACACTtctttgctattctttttttttttggtacagggaattgaactcaggggcacttgaccactgaaccacatcctcagccctatcttgtagtttatttagagacagggtctgagttgcttagtgctttgcttttgccacgtctggctttgaacttggcgatcctcctgcctcagcctcctgagctgctgggactatggGCTTGCATCCCTGCACCTGACTTCACATCTTTGCCATTCTATTTTACAAATAGACAAGTCCTAAAACAAACTGAGTTTTCTAGGTCAAACTATAGGAGAAGTGAGAACTGAGCCTAGAAATTAAGATTCTCAATTAGGCTTTACATTAGATTTAAATACTGTACAATCATACCCCTAAATGTAACATGTTATTTATGTCCTTTTTGGATTTTTCTAAAAACTATTTTAGCAGATTGCCCAGAGTTACTAGCCCGGGCTTTGTTCATTTAGCACAAAGATAagagggggtgtgtgtgtgtgtgttttaaacaaaATGGACCTAAGTGTGAGAACTTGAGAACTTTTGTGAGAAGTTTTGCGGGGTCAAGTATTAGCAGTATTAGCAATCACATACAAATcctatctttgtatttttaatataaatgataaaaacatttaACAGCAGAATATGTTTTTGAAGTATATCTATTTCTGTCTATCTGGCATGACTtcccattttacatataatttcCTCAAAGTCTTAAGTATTCTGTATTCTTTATTCttgataataatataatatactcATAAGCTCTGTAGCACACTGTATATGCTTATTAGAGTtatttggctagtttttactctCATTAGTCCAAAA
The sequence above is a segment of the Marmota flaviventris isolate mMarFla1 chromosome 14, mMarFla1.hap1, whole genome shotgun sequence genome. Coding sequences within it:
- the Gemin6 gene encoding gem-associated protein 6 encodes the protein MSEWMKKSPLEWQDYVYKEVRVIASEKKEYKGWLLTTDPVSANIVLVNFLEDGSLSVTGIMGHSVQTVEIVNEGDHGVREKLMHLFMSGDCKAYSPEDLEERKNSLKKWLEKNHIPITEQGDSRRTLCVAGVLTIDPPYGPENCSSSNEIILSRVQDLIQGHLVASQ